A section of the Cryobacterium soli genome encodes:
- the cysK gene encoding cysteine synthase A, translating into MSARIYSDITKTVGGTPLVKLNRLTGDSTATVLAKLEFYNPSSSVKDRIGIAIVDAAEASGELLPGGTIVEGTSGNTGIALALVGAARGYKVILAMPETMSKERKILLRAYGAELVLTPGAAGMRGAVEKAQEIVAETPGAIWARQFDNPANPAIHKATTGVEIWDDTDGAVDLLVAGIGTGGTITGAGQLLKERKPSVRVIGVEPKDSPILNGGAPGPHKIQGIGANFVPSVLDTHVYDEVTDVTLADSVATARALGTQEGILAGISGGAAVWAALEQAKLPENAGKTIVVIVPGFGERYISTVLYEDLVD; encoded by the coding sequence ATGTCCGCACGGATCTACTCAGACATTACCAAGACGGTGGGTGGCACCCCTCTGGTCAAGCTCAACCGACTGACCGGCGACTCCACCGCCACGGTGCTGGCCAAGCTCGAGTTCTACAACCCGTCCAGCAGCGTGAAGGACCGTATCGGCATTGCCATCGTCGACGCCGCAGAGGCCTCGGGGGAACTGCTGCCCGGTGGCACCATCGTCGAGGGCACCAGCGGCAACACCGGTATCGCACTGGCCCTCGTGGGCGCGGCCCGCGGCTACAAGGTGATCCTGGCCATGCCGGAGACCATGAGCAAGGAGCGCAAGATCCTGCTGCGCGCGTACGGTGCCGAACTCGTTCTGACCCCGGGGGCCGCCGGCATGCGCGGCGCCGTCGAGAAGGCGCAGGAGATCGTGGCCGAGACGCCCGGTGCGATCTGGGCCCGTCAGTTCGACAACCCGGCCAACCCGGCCATCCACAAGGCCACCACGGGTGTGGAGATCTGGGACGACACCGACGGAGCCGTCGACCTGCTCGTCGCCGGCATCGGAACCGGCGGAACCATTACCGGAGCCGGCCAGCTGCTCAAGGAGCGCAAGCCCTCGGTGCGCGTGATCGGCGTCGAACCCAAGGACTCCCCCATCCTCAACGGCGGCGCACCCGGCCCGCACAAGATCCAGGGCATCGGCGCCAACTTCGTGCCGAGCGTTCTCGACACCCACGTGTACGACGAGGTCACCGATGTGACCCTCGCCGACTCGGTGGCCACCGCTCGCGCCCTCGGCACCCAGGAAGGCATCCTCGCCGGTATCTCCGGCGGAGCTGCGGTCTGGGCCGCCCTCGAGCAGGCCAAGCTGCCCGAGAACGCCGGCAAGACCATCGTCGTCATCGTCCCCGGCTTCGGCGAGCGGTACATCAGCACCGTGCTGTACGAAGACCTGGTCGACTAG
- the epsC gene encoding serine O-acetyltransferase EpsC — translation MGVFARVREDIAMAQRHDPAAHSKAEVVLGYSGVHAVWAYRITHRLWLGGYRLPARLLSQFARFLTGVEIHPGASIGRRLFIDHGMGVVIGETAVVGDDVMLYHGVTLGGKSRHGVVAGARRHPLLHDGVTVGAGAKILGPITLGEWCTVGANAVVTKDAPARSILLGIPARVQPGTAEDIKAARCLLSSTPEPA, via the coding sequence ATGGGAGTGTTCGCCCGCGTTCGCGAAGACATTGCGATGGCGCAGCGACACGACCCCGCCGCGCACAGCAAGGCCGAGGTGGTCCTCGGCTACAGCGGCGTGCACGCCGTCTGGGCCTATCGGATCACGCACCGGCTATGGCTCGGCGGCTACCGGCTGCCGGCCCGGTTGCTCTCGCAGTTCGCCCGCTTCCTCACCGGGGTGGAGATCCACCCCGGTGCGAGCATCGGCCGTCGCCTGTTCATCGACCACGGCATGGGCGTGGTCATCGGCGAGACCGCCGTGGTCGGTGACGACGTGATGCTCTACCACGGGGTCACCCTGGGCGGGAAGAGCCGGCACGGGGTCGTGGCAGGCGCCCGGCGCCATCCGCTGCTGCACGACGGGGTGACGGTGGGAGCAGGCGCCAAGATTCTGGGCCCCATCACCCTGGGTGAGTGGTGCACCGTGGGGGCCAATGCCGTGGTCACCAAGGATGCTCCGGCGCGTTCGATCCTGCTGGGAATCCCCGCCCGCGTGCAGCCGGGCACGGCCGAGGACATCAAGGCCGCGCGCTGCCTGCTCAGTTCGACGCCTGAACCCGCCTGA
- a CDS encoding isopenicillin N synthase family dioxygenase, with product MTTSADAPTAALSLPILDLSRLDAGPEEAAAFRAELREVTHEYGFFYLTGHGVPAELIERVMTTSRAFFNLPEGDKMAIENLQSPHFRGYTRVGGELTQGKVDWREQIDIGPERPALELTADDADYLRLEGPNQWPENLPALEEVMTQWRAELNDVALRLMQAWALSLGAPQDIFDAAFAEKPSTLIKIVRYPGKSDPTPKQGVGAHKDSGVLTLLFVEPGKGGLQVEKDGEWIDAPPLDGAFVVNIGELLEVATDGYLKATVHRVISPLIGTDRISIPFFYSPALDATIPVLTLPDELHAPGITVDPENPIFATYGENSLKSRMRAHPDVAAIHHADLLT from the coding sequence ATGACAACTTCAGCCGACGCCCCCACCGCCGCTCTCTCCCTGCCGATCCTGGACCTCTCCAGGCTCGACGCAGGCCCAGAGGAAGCCGCGGCGTTCCGTGCGGAGCTGCGCGAGGTGACCCACGAGTACGGGTTCTTCTACCTCACCGGCCACGGCGTTCCGGCCGAGCTGATCGAACGAGTCATGACCACGTCCCGCGCGTTCTTCAACCTCCCCGAAGGCGACAAGATGGCCATCGAGAACCTCCAGAGCCCGCACTTCCGCGGCTACACCCGGGTGGGCGGCGAACTCACCCAGGGCAAGGTGGACTGGCGCGAGCAGATCGACATCGGCCCCGAGCGCCCGGCGCTGGAGCTCACGGCGGACGACGCCGACTACCTGCGCCTCGAGGGACCCAACCAGTGGCCGGAGAACCTGCCCGCCCTCGAAGAGGTCATGACCCAGTGGCGCGCCGAGCTCAATGACGTCGCCCTCCGGTTGATGCAGGCGTGGGCGCTCTCCCTCGGCGCGCCGCAGGACATCTTCGACGCGGCATTCGCCGAGAAGCCCTCGACCCTGATCAAGATCGTGCGCTACCCGGGCAAGTCCGACCCCACTCCCAAGCAGGGCGTCGGGGCGCACAAGGACTCCGGGGTGCTCACGCTGCTCTTCGTGGAGCCCGGCAAGGGCGGCCTGCAGGTGGAGAAGGACGGCGAGTGGATCGACGCTCCCCCGCTCGACGGCGCGTTCGTGGTGAACATCGGCGAGCTGCTCGAGGTGGCCACGGATGGCTACCTCAAGGCCACCGTGCACCGGGTGATCTCCCCGCTGATCGGCACCGACCGCATCTCCATCCCGTTCTTCTACAGCCCGGCGCTGGACGCCACCATCCCGGTGCTCACGCTGCCGGACGAACTGCACGCCCCCGGCATCACCGTGGACCCGGAGAACCCGATCTTCGCCACCTACGGCGAGAACTCACTGAAGAGCCGAATGCGCGCGCACCCCGACGTCGCGGCCATCCACCACGCCGACCTGCTCACCTAG
- a CDS encoding LysE family translocator — protein sequence MVTLPAVIGMALVALGMVLTPGPNMIYLVSRSIGQGWRAGMVSLAGTLVGFLVYMTMANVGLAAVFLLVPWLYTAVKIAGAAYLLYLAWKTLKPGGLSLFEARDLPVDSRAKLFRMGLVTNLLNPKAAIMYLALIPQFVTPSAGNVMLQGFILGGVQITVSMLVNAAIVLAAGAIAVFLRSRPTWLVVQRWITGTLLGAVGVKLALDAPAPAA from the coding sequence ATGGTCACGTTACCCGCCGTCATCGGCATGGCCCTCGTGGCCCTGGGCATGGTCCTCACCCCGGGCCCCAATATGATCTACCTGGTCTCCCGCAGCATCGGGCAAGGCTGGCGCGCCGGCATGGTATCGCTGGCCGGCACCCTGGTGGGATTCCTCGTCTATATGACCATGGCCAATGTGGGGCTCGCCGCGGTGTTCCTACTGGTGCCGTGGCTTTACACGGCCGTGAAGATCGCCGGTGCGGCGTATCTGCTCTACCTGGCCTGGAAAACCCTCAAGCCGGGCGGGCTGTCGCTGTTCGAGGCCAGGGACCTGCCGGTGGATTCCCGGGCGAAGCTGTTCCGGATGGGCCTGGTCACCAACCTGCTCAACCCCAAGGCGGCCATCATGTACCTCGCCCTGATCCCGCAGTTCGTGACGCCCTCCGCGGGAAACGTGATGCTCCAGGGCTTCATCCTCGGCGGGGTGCAGATCACCGTGAGCATGCTGGTGAACGCTGCGATTGTGCTGGCGGCCGGCGCCATCGCGGTGTTCCTGCGCAGCCGGCCCACCTGGCTGGTCGTGCAGCGCTGGATCACCGGAACCCTGCTGGGCGCGGTGGGCGTCAAGCTCGCGCTCGACGCCCCCGCTCCCGCGGCCTGA
- a CDS encoding GNAT family N-acetyltransferase, translating to MPGLTFVTTDPGSPAAAALLREYYDDIVGRYWGRAALPAEVDSAMADEPSDDLTGDTGVLVIGMLDGDPVACGGVRFVGHGVGELTRVYVATAARGSGAGAGLLAHLDGLAVAAGLSTLRLTVRSDLVEARRLYARSGYAEVDPFNTEPYAEHWLAKELS from the coding sequence ATGCCCGGGCTCACCTTTGTCACCACCGACCCGGGCTCGCCCGCTGCCGCGGCCCTGCTGAGGGAGTACTACGACGACATCGTCGGCCGGTACTGGGGCCGGGCCGCGCTGCCCGCCGAGGTCGACTCCGCGATGGCGGATGAGCCGAGCGACGACCTGACAGGCGACACCGGCGTGCTCGTGATCGGGATGCTGGACGGCGACCCGGTGGCCTGCGGCGGGGTGCGCTTCGTCGGCCACGGCGTCGGCGAGCTGACCCGCGTGTACGTGGCGACCGCGGCCCGGGGGAGCGGCGCCGGCGCCGGGCTGCTCGCCCACCTCGACGGCCTCGCCGTGGCGGCGGGCCTGAGCACTCTCCGGCTGACGGTGCGCAGCGATCTCGTCGAGGCCCGCCGTCTCTATGCCCGATCCGGCTACGCCGAGGTCGACCCGTTCAACACCGAACCGTATGCCGAGCACTGGCTCGCGAAGGAGCTGTCCTGA
- the prfA gene encoding peptide chain release factor 1, which translates to MFESVLTLQAEHDELQSQLADPELHANPARSKKVNRRYAELSRIIAAWNEWKEIGDNLEAARELADEDESFADEIPGLVDQLEDAAEKLRRLLIPRDPLDARDVIMEIKMGEGGAESALFAADLLRMYLHYAESKRWKTEIIEQTTSDLGGIKDIQLAIKGNSADPAEGVWAHLKYEGGVHRVQRVPATESQGRIHTSAAGVLVFPEVDEPEEVELHPNDLKIDVYRSSGPGGQSVNTTDSAVRITHLPTGIVVAMQNEKSQLQNKEAGMRVLRARVLARQQEEIDEAASLVRKGQIRTMDRSERIRTYNFPENRIADHRTGYKAYNLDTVMNGALDAVIDSCITADEATRLAEIGDHD; encoded by the coding sequence ATGTTCGAGTCTGTCCTGACTCTGCAGGCTGAGCACGACGAGCTGCAGTCCCAGTTGGCGGACCCGGAGTTGCACGCGAACCCCGCCCGTTCCAAGAAGGTCAACCGTCGTTACGCCGAGCTCAGCCGCATCATCGCCGCGTGGAACGAGTGGAAAGAGATTGGCGACAATCTCGAAGCCGCTCGTGAACTCGCCGACGAGGATGAGTCCTTCGCCGACGAGATTCCCGGGCTCGTGGACCAGCTGGAGGACGCAGCCGAAAAGCTGCGCCGCCTGCTGATCCCGCGTGACCCGCTGGATGCCCGCGACGTGATCATGGAGATCAAGATGGGGGAGGGTGGTGCGGAGTCCGCACTGTTCGCCGCCGACCTCCTGCGCATGTACCTGCACTATGCGGAGTCCAAGCGCTGGAAGACCGAGATCATCGAGCAGACAACGAGCGACCTCGGCGGCATCAAGGACATCCAGTTGGCCATCAAGGGCAACTCGGCCGACCCCGCTGAAGGCGTCTGGGCGCACCTCAAGTACGAGGGTGGTGTGCACCGCGTCCAGCGGGTGCCGGCCACCGAGTCGCAGGGACGCATCCACACCTCGGCGGCGGGCGTTCTCGTCTTCCCCGAGGTCGATGAGCCCGAAGAGGTAGAGCTGCACCCGAACGACCTCAAGATCGACGTGTACCGCTCCAGCGGCCCCGGCGGCCAGTCGGTCAACACGACCGACTCCGCCGTGCGCATCACCCACCTTCCCACCGGGATCGTGGTGGCGATGCAGAACGAGAAGAGCCAGCTGCAGAACAAGGAAGCGGGTATGCGGGTGCTCCGCGCCCGCGTCCTCGCCCGGCAGCAGGAAGAGATCGACGAGGCCGCCTCGTTGGTGCGCAAGGGCCAGATCCGCACCATGGACCGGTCAGAGCGCATCCGCACGTACAACTTCCCGGAGAACCGGATCGCGGACCACCGCACCGGTTACAAGGCGTACAACCTGGACACCGTGATGAACGGCGCCCTGGATGCCGTCATCGACTCGTGCATCACCGCCGACGAGGCCACCCGCCTCGCCGAGATCGGCGACCACGACTAG
- the rho gene encoding transcription termination factor Rho: protein MFRCRAHLIRAPEPARVVAHPIETACADLFSGVFPVTHCYCVFVRGCVCSLQSATAWDWITRSPPALQHLLWPAKRRQGKGQYFVTNVNLHTDGVDISRLATLRVAELQALAGELGIQGASKLRKGELVDAITANQSQTTEPAAADAIVIDAPVEVAAAPVESAPVAEAPAEAAPKKRVSRRVTTATAAPAVAHVNADGDLGLGLILPEAAKTRKTTAPTTYAGATEGDIVADAPVVEKPVRQARKRASTATITEAAISEAVAKANAAEAAAPAVEAPAAKTGRQTATQQSAPEQSGTEQATEQSGTGRNRRGNGRNEARTEGRGDNRNEGRNNSRNGGNNRNNNNASTARNAFDARALIEAQNAEDGYEAPAEETTTAAAEADVVEAESTESRIQRPEGVVRAERNERGGRQRNQRGARTERSEPAEQADAQQSDTQQAETVPAETESADNAQAGETAEAADFVEQPRQGRNRNRSRGGDRNQGDRNQGDRSTQSTDDRGNDEQGDRQANQRQQGNRGQGQQDRQNDRQQSDRAQQERQGQDRNQGLDRNSGPEDELNGRNNRSRFRDRKRRGATTNDDFEPELTDDDVLIPVAGILDVLDNYAFVRTSGYLPGASDVYVSLGQVKKYNLRKGDAVVGSIRQPHEGDQSGRQKYNAIVKVDSINGLTVEEAATRVEFQKLTPLYPQERLRLETEPGKLTQRIIDLVAPIGKGQRGLIVAPPKAGKTIVMQQIANAIATNNPEVHLMVVLVDERPEEVTDMQRTVKGEVIASTFDRPAEDHTTVAELAIERAKRLVELGHDVVVLLDSITRLGRAYNLTAPPSGRILSGGVDASALYPPKRFFGAARNIENGGSLTILASALVETGSKMDEVIFEEFKGTGNMELRLSRHLADKRIFPAVDVNASGTRREEMLMSADEVKITWKLRRALAGLEQQQALEVILGRLKETSSNVEFLMQVQKSMPTPNGSDKDH, encoded by the coding sequence ATGTTTCGGTGCAGAGCTCACCTGATCCGGGCGCCCGAACCTGCTAGAGTGGTTGCGCACCCGATAGAAACCGCCTGCGCGGATCTGTTCTCTGGTGTATTCCCTGTAACTCACTGCTATTGCGTATTTGTGCGTGGCTGTGTGTGTTCACTCCAATCCGCCACTGCGTGGGACTGGATCACCCGCAGCCCACCTGCGCTGCAACATCTTCTCTGGCCGGCCAAGAGGCGCCAGGGGAAAGGACAATACTTCGTGACCAACGTCAATCTCCACACCGATGGTGTGGATATCTCACGCCTTGCCACCCTTCGCGTCGCCGAGCTTCAGGCTCTGGCGGGCGAACTGGGTATCCAGGGCGCATCAAAACTTCGTAAAGGAGAGCTCGTGGATGCAATCACCGCGAACCAGTCCCAGACGACCGAGCCCGCCGCGGCCGACGCTATCGTGATCGACGCCCCCGTCGAGGTCGCCGCCGCGCCCGTCGAGAGCGCGCCCGTCGCCGAGGCGCCCGCTGAGGCCGCGCCGAAGAAGCGCGTCTCGCGCCGCGTCACCACCGCCACCGCGGCCCCCGCCGTCGCCCACGTCAACGCCGACGGCGACCTGGGTCTCGGCCTGATCCTCCCCGAGGCAGCCAAGACCCGCAAGACCACGGCCCCCACCACCTACGCCGGCGCCACCGAGGGCGACATCGTCGCCGATGCCCCCGTCGTGGAGAAGCCGGTTCGCCAGGCCCGCAAGCGCGCCAGCACCGCCACCATCACCGAGGCCGCCATCTCCGAGGCCGTCGCCAAGGCGAACGCCGCCGAGGCCGCCGCGCCCGCCGTCGAGGCGCCCGCCGCCAAGACCGGCCGGCAGACCGCCACCCAGCAGTCCGCTCCGGAGCAGTCCGGCACCGAGCAGGCCACCGAGCAGTCCGGCACCGGCCGCAACCGTCGCGGCAACGGCCGCAACGAGGCGCGCACCGAGGGCCGCGGCGACAACCGTAACGAGGGCCGCAACAACTCTCGCAACGGCGGAAACAACCGCAACAACAACAACGCCTCCACGGCGCGCAACGCCTTCGACGCCCGCGCGCTGATCGAAGCCCAGAACGCCGAAGACGGCTACGAGGCTCCCGCCGAGGAGACCACGACCGCAGCGGCCGAGGCCGACGTCGTCGAGGCCGAGAGCACCGAATCCCGCATCCAGCGCCCCGAGGGCGTTGTGCGTGCCGAGCGCAACGAGCGCGGCGGACGCCAGCGCAACCAGCGCGGTGCCCGCACCGAGCGCTCCGAGCCGGCCGAGCAGGCCGACGCCCAGCAGAGCGACACCCAGCAGGCCGAGACCGTGCCCGCCGAGACCGAGTCCGCCGACAACGCGCAGGCCGGCGAGACCGCCGAGGCGGCCGACTTCGTCGAGCAGCCGCGCCAGGGCCGCAACCGCAACCGCAGCCGCGGCGGCGACCGCAACCAGGGTGACCGCAACCAGGGTGACCGTTCGACGCAGTCCACGGATGACCGTGGCAACGACGAGCAGGGCGACCGCCAGGCCAACCAGCGCCAGCAGGGCAACCGTGGCCAGGGTCAGCAGGACCGTCAGAACGACCGCCAGCAGAGCGACCGCGCCCAGCAGGAGCGTCAGGGTCAGGACCGCAACCAGGGCCTTGACCGCAACTCCGGCCCCGAGGATGAGCTGAACGGCCGCAACAACCGCAGCCGCTTCCGTGACCGCAAGCGTCGCGGCGCCACCACGAACGACGACTTCGAGCCCGAGCTGACCGACGATGACGTGCTCATCCCGGTTGCCGGCATCCTGGACGTCCTCGACAACTACGCCTTCGTGCGCACCTCCGGCTACCTGCCCGGCGCCAGCGACGTCTACGTCTCGCTCGGCCAGGTCAAGAAGTACAACCTGCGCAAGGGTGACGCCGTCGTCGGCTCGATCCGTCAGCCGCACGAGGGTGACCAGAGCGGCCGCCAGAAGTACAACGCGATCGTCAAGGTCGACTCCATCAACGGCCTGACCGTCGAGGAAGCCGCGACCCGCGTCGAGTTCCAGAAGCTCACCCCGCTCTACCCGCAGGAGCGTCTGCGCCTCGAGACCGAGCCGGGCAAGCTGACCCAGCGCATCATCGACCTCGTCGCCCCGATCGGCAAGGGCCAGCGCGGCCTGATCGTCGCACCGCCCAAGGCCGGCAAGACCATCGTCATGCAGCAGATCGCCAACGCCATCGCCACGAACAACCCCGAGGTCCACCTCATGGTCGTCCTGGTCGACGAGCGTCCCGAAGAGGTCACCGACATGCAGCGCACGGTGAAGGGTGAGGTCATCGCCTCCACCTTCGATCGTCCGGCCGAGGACCACACCACGGTCGCCGAGCTCGCCATCGAGCGCGCCAAGCGCCTCGTCGAGCTGGGCCACGACGTCGTCGTGCTGCTCGACTCGATCACCCGCCTCGGCCGCGCCTACAACCTGACGGCCCCGCCGTCGGGTCGCATCCTCTCCGGTGGCGTCGACGCATCCGCGCTGTACCCGCCCAAGCGGTTCTTCGGTGCTGCCCGCAACATCGAGAACGGTGGCTCGCTCACCATCCTCGCCTCCGCTCTGGTGGAGACCGGGTCCAAGATGGACGAGGTGATCTTCGAAGAGTTCAAGGGCACCGGCAACATGGAGCTCCGCCTGTCGCGCCACCTGGCCGACAAGCGCATCTTCCCGGCCGTCGACGTCAACGCATCCGGCACCCGCCGCGAAGAAATGCTGATGAGCGCCGATGAGGTCAAGATCACCTGGAAGCTGCGCCGCGCGCTGGCCGGACTCGAGCAGCAGCAGGCGCTCGAGGTCATCCTGGGCCGGCTGAAGGAGACCTCGTCCAACGTCGAGTTCCTGATGCAGGTTCAGAAGTCGATGCCGACCCCGAACGGGTCAGACAAGGATCACTGA